One part of the Nostoc sp. PCC 7120 = FACHB-418 genome encodes these proteins:
- a CDS encoding DUF6737 family protein: MSEQKTLNPWNYKPWWCQPWSILLTGLSLIGGSWLLLKIIWVTVIVAIPVLVWMGFFLLIWPPLMIRSGVLESDELDS, from the coding sequence ATGTCTGAGCAAAAAACCCTCAATCCCTGGAATTATAAACCTTGGTGGTGTCAACCTTGGTCAATTTTACTCACAGGTTTAAGTTTAATTGGTGGTAGCTGGTTACTGTTAAAAATTATCTGGGTAACTGTAATTGTTGCTATCCCTGTATTAGTTTGGATGGGATTTTTTTTGTTGATTTGGCCGCCACTAATGATTCGCAGTGGAGTTTTAGAATCTGATGAGTTGGATTCTTAA
- a CDS encoding response regulator, translating into MKILIVEDDELNAYALTAVLTNQNYAVEVGSDGITAWELIQTYDYDLILLDVMLPRLDGISLCRQIRSSGRQMPILLLTGCDSSHEKAIGLDAGADDYVVKPFDEEELVARVRALLRRGVTTAQPILEWGNLQLDPSSCEVRYNQNLLSLTPKEYALLELFLRHSRRVFSCSMILEHIWSYEDTPGEEAVRTHIKGLRMKLRNAGAPGDLVETVYGIGYRLKAQEEEQGSKEEVKQPTSKGKSQQQTLTAIAGIWQKFYVRVDEQVKVLEQAAMTFERSQMITLTQEALNSELYSQAIREAHTLAGSLGTFGLPEGSKLARKIEQLLKSGKRLTPTEIQSLQNWVKLLRQEVAAHEPQAASPETTSAAILQPQPPQAEAKVLAVDDDPQILAILQTLLHPWGLQVITLDDPRQFWETLRDVNPDLLILDVEMPYTNGIELCQVVRNDPQWSELPILFLTVHKDGEIVNQVFSVGADDFVSKPIVGPELVTRIINRLERVKLLRRVSESRGVGEKISPPSPSFTDWRTIFNAEPECVMIVATDGTLLDINPAGVAAIEADSVGAVIGKRVYSLVVPECQQAFRQLNESVCQGKQGTLEFEIITCRGNRRWMATHAVPVRNEKDGNLVQLSITRDVTQYKQAELEIKRINRTLQTLSDCNQLVIRTQDESELLQKVCQILVDVGNYRLAWVAFAENDAEKSIHPVAQAGYEEGYLQSLNLTWADTVRGQGPTGTAIRTGKTAIIQNILTDPRFEIWRCQANNRGYASSISLPLMNNGQAFGALNIYAAEANAFDSDEVKLLEELTADVAYGIVALRNRRDRQIAEAALRESQERLSLTLEAVNLGIWDWNITTNQIIWSEGHARLFGIESGKFDGTYEAFQACIYPEDRGGLAEVINSARQQKTDYSHEFRIISPDGNIHWIEGTGKLYYNEMGEAVRMLGIVRDITSRKQIEATLQKINNELELRVAERTAELVNVNRQLQSELDERQRIEEALRISQVRLARILDIADDAIISINGNQQITLFNQGAEKIFGYSAEEIIGQRLDTLIPQRFTQTHRQHVADFGQAPSLARRMGERREIFGCRQDGTEFPAEASISKFQLDKEVFYTVILRDVTERKQIERMKDEFVSVVSHELRTPLTSIHGSLGMLASGLLSADSEQGKRLLEIATDSTERLVRLINDILDIERIESGRVKMERESCDLSDLIESAVSIMQPLANKAGVKLSVSSPSIQLWVDPDRIVQTLTNLLSNAIKFSTAEKTVWLVAQHYGDELLLTVKDNGRGIPADKLDSIFERFQQVDSSDSRNHDGTGLGLAICQSIIQQHGGRIWAESVLGEGSNFYFTLPILPISQNSELPDSLPHHPLSPEESPPSLISSTHSPLVLVCDDDPLIRTELQSLLEQGGYRVFTVATGQEAIASASTQHPDVIVLDLLMPGMNGWETMAMLKESTETKHIPIVICSVYKPTSNHQPSRDFVDWVSKPVQESYLLHSLRQAIAKSSHRVRILIVEDDADLAELFVTLFERHDIETFSAKTGREAIHLSQEVNPDLLILDLILPETDGFAVVDWLQKHQRLCNIPVVVYSAKDLDESERKRLKLGHTEFLTKGRVTTKEFEQRVIELLQRITPTNVRD; encoded by the coding sequence ATGAAAATTTTAATTGTCGAGGATGACGAGTTAAATGCTTATGCGCTGACAGCCGTTCTCACGAATCAGAATTATGCAGTTGAAGTGGGATCTGATGGTATTACCGCTTGGGAATTAATCCAAACTTACGATTATGATTTGATTCTTTTGGATGTGATGCTACCCAGATTGGATGGGATTAGCCTTTGTCGGCAAATACGCTCAAGTGGTCGGCAGATGCCAATTTTATTATTAACTGGTTGTGATAGTAGTCATGAGAAGGCGATTGGGTTAGATGCAGGCGCAGATGATTATGTAGTTAAACCGTTTGATGAAGAAGAATTAGTGGCGCGTGTGCGGGCTTTGTTGCGTCGGGGTGTTACAACGGCACAGCCAATTCTAGAATGGGGCAATTTGCAGCTTGACCCCAGTAGTTGTGAAGTCAGATACAATCAAAATTTACTATCACTAACTCCCAAGGAATATGCACTTTTGGAGTTATTTTTGCGTCACAGCCGCCGAGTGTTTAGCTGTAGCATGATTTTAGAACATATATGGTCTTATGAAGACACTCCAGGGGAAGAAGCGGTACGCACCCATATAAAGGGCTTGCGGATGAAGTTGCGTAACGCGGGAGCGCCTGGTGATTTAGTAGAAACAGTCTATGGAATTGGTTATCGCCTCAAAGCACAGGAAGAAGAACAAGGAAGCAAGGAGGAGGTAAAACAGCCTACTTCAAAAGGCAAATCTCAGCAGCAAACACTAACTGCAATAGCTGGTATTTGGCAAAAGTTTTACGTGCGGGTAGATGAGCAAGTTAAGGTATTGGAACAAGCGGCGATGACTTTTGAGCGATCGCAAATGATCACGCTTACCCAAGAAGCTTTAAACTCAGAATTATACTCACAGGCAATACGAGAAGCCCACACATTAGCCGGCTCACTGGGGACTTTTGGTTTACCTGAAGGGTCGAAGTTAGCCAGGAAAATTGAGCAACTATTGAAATCTGGTAAGAGATTAACGCCAACTGAGATTCAGAGTTTGCAAAATTGGGTCAAGTTATTAAGGCAAGAGGTTGCAGCACATGAACCGCAAGCAGCATCACCAGAAACAACTTCAGCAGCTATTCTCCAGCCACAACCTCCTCAAGCAGAAGCAAAAGTCTTAGCAGTAGACGACGACCCGCAAATTCTTGCCATACTGCAAACATTACTTCATCCTTGGGGATTACAAGTAATTACCTTAGATGATCCGCGTCAATTCTGGGAAACCTTAAGAGATGTGAATCCAGACCTGTTAATTCTAGATGTAGAGATGCCTTATACCAATGGTATAGAACTCTGCCAGGTGGTGAGAAATGACCCCCAATGGAGTGAATTGCCCATACTCTTCCTGACGGTTCACAAAGATGGGGAAATTGTCAATCAGGTATTTAGTGTTGGTGCTGACGACTTTGTTAGCAAACCCATTGTCGGGCCTGAACTAGTAACGCGAATTATCAATCGGTTAGAACGGGTGAAATTACTACGTAGGGTGAGTGAGAGTAGGGGTGTAGGGGAAAAAATTTCTCCTCCATCCCCTAGCTTCACAGATTGGCGCACTATTTTCAACGCTGAACCAGAATGCGTGATGATAGTGGCTACTGATGGTACTTTATTGGATATCAATCCAGCCGGTGTGGCAGCGATAGAAGCAGATAGTGTTGGCGCAGTGATTGGTAAGCGGGTGTATTCGTTGGTAGTTCCTGAATGTCAGCAGGCGTTTCGCCAGCTCAATGAAAGCGTTTGTCAAGGAAAACAGGGAACACTGGAATTTGAAATTATCACTTGTCGTGGTAATCGTCGTTGGATGGCGACTCACGCTGTACCTGTGCGAAATGAAAAAGATGGTAATTTGGTGCAGTTGTCAATTACAAGGGATGTCACCCAATACAAACAAGCAGAACTGGAAATTAAACGCATTAATCGCACCTTGCAAACTTTAAGTGATTGCAATCAATTAGTAATACGTACTCAAGATGAGAGTGAGTTATTGCAAAAAGTTTGCCAAATTTTAGTGGATGTTGGTAACTATCGATTGGCTTGGGTGGCTTTTGCAGAAAATGATGCTGAAAAAAGCATTCATCCGGTGGCTCAAGCTGGTTATGAAGAAGGATATCTGCAATCTCTCAATCTTACTTGGGCAGATACAGTCCGGGGTCAAGGGCCGACAGGAACGGCAATTCGCACCGGAAAAACTGCCATTATTCAAAATATTTTGACTGATCCTAGATTTGAAATTTGGCGCTGTCAAGCTAATAATCGGGGTTACGCATCGTCCATTTCTTTACCTTTAATGAATAATGGTCAAGCTTTTGGTGCCTTGAACATCTACGCTGCGGAAGCGAATGCTTTTGATAGTGATGAAGTGAAACTTTTAGAGGAACTGACAGCAGATGTGGCTTATGGCATAGTAGCATTACGCAATCGGCGCGATCGCCAAATAGCCGAAGCAGCACTACGAGAAAGTCAAGAACGTCTTTCCCTGACCCTAGAAGCAGTCAACTTAGGCATTTGGGACTGGAATATAACTACTAACCAAATTATCTGGTCTGAAGGCCACGCCCGATTATTTGGCATAGAATCAGGGAAATTTGATGGGACTTATGAAGCCTTTCAAGCTTGTATCTATCCTGAAGATAGGGGAGGCTTGGCAGAGGTAATCAATTCTGCTCGCCAGCAAAAAACCGACTATAGTCATGAATTTCGCATCATTTCGCCAGATGGTAATATTCATTGGATTGAAGGAACAGGCAAACTCTACTACAACGAAATGGGCGAAGCCGTGCGGATGTTGGGTATAGTCAGAGATATTACTTCCCGCAAGCAAATAGAAGCAACTCTGCAAAAAATCAATAACGAACTAGAGTTGAGAGTAGCAGAACGGACTGCTGAGTTAGTCAACGTCAATCGACAATTGCAGTCAGAACTTGACGAACGCCAGCGTATAGAGGAAGCACTACGCATATCACAAGTGCGACTGGCACGCATTTTAGATATTGCTGATGATGCCATTATTTCTATTAACGGTAACCAACAAATCACTTTATTTAATCAAGGTGCAGAGAAAATTTTTGGCTACTCTGCCGAGGAAATTATCGGACAGCGCCTGGATACACTTATACCCCAGCGTTTCACTCAGACGCATCGTCAGCACGTAGCTGATTTTGGGCAGGCTCCCAGCTTGGCGCGGCGCATGGGAGAACGGCGAGAGATATTTGGTTGTCGTCAAGATGGAACAGAATTCCCGGCTGAGGCTTCTATCTCCAAATTTCAACTAGATAAAGAAGTATTTTATACTGTAATTTTACGTGATGTTACAGAAAGAAAACAAATTGAACGGATGAAAGATGAGTTTGTTTCTGTTGTCAGTCATGAACTCCGCACCCCCTTAACTTCTATTCATGGTTCCTTAGGAATGCTAGCTAGTGGTTTATTATCAGCCGACTCAGAACAGGGAAAACGTTTGTTGGAAATTGCCACTGACAGTACAGAACGCCTAGTACGTTTGATTAACGACATATTAGATATAGAACGCATCGAATCAGGTAGGGTGAAAATGGAGCGAGAAAGTTGCGACCTGAGCGACTTGATTGAGTCCGCAGTTAGTATTATGCAGCCTTTAGCTAATAAAGCTGGAGTGAAATTATCTGTTTCCAGTCCATCAATTCAATTATGGGTTGATCCAGACCGGATTGTGCAGACATTAACTAATCTGTTGAGTAATGCGATTAAATTCTCGACGGCGGAGAAAACAGTGTGGTTAGTAGCACAACACTACGGCGATGAACTATTGCTGACGGTGAAGGATAACGGACGCGGTATTCCCGCCGACAAACTTGATAGTATTTTCGAGCGATTTCAACAGGTAGATTCTTCCGATTCACGCAACCATGACGGTACTGGTTTGGGTTTAGCTATTTGCCAAAGTATTATACAGCAGCATGGCGGACGCATCTGGGCAGAAAGTGTCTTGGGTGAAGGTAGTAATTTTTACTTTACTTTACCAATTTTACCCATATCCCAAAATTCAGAACTTCCCGACTCTCTCCCCCATCACCCCTTATCCCCAGAGGAGTCTCCACCTTCCCTAATCTCCAGTACTCACTCCCCCCTAGTTTTAGTTTGTGACGATGATCCACTCATCCGCACAGAACTACAGTCACTATTAGAACAAGGGGGATATCGAGTATTCACAGTGGCTACTGGACAAGAAGCGATCGCCTCAGCATCAACTCAACATCCAGATGTGATTGTACTAGATTTGCTCATGCCGGGGATGAATGGTTGGGAAACAATGGCTATGTTGAAGGAAAGTACAGAAACCAAACATATCCCGATTGTGATTTGCAGTGTCTACAAACCAACAAGCAATCACCAACCTAGCCGCGATTTTGTTGATTGGGTGAGTAAGCCAGTCCAAGAAAGCTATCTGTTACATTCTCTCAGACAAGCAATAGCCAAATCTTCCCACCGAGTCCGCATTCTTATTGTTGAAGATGATGCAGATTTAGCTGAACTGTTTGTTACCCTGTTTGAAAGACATGATATTGAAACCTTCTCAGCCAAAACAGGACGGGAAGCCATCCACCTCAGTCAAGAAGTAAATCCTGACTTACTCATTCTTGATTTAATTTTGCCAGAAACCGACGGATTTGCTGTTGTAGATTGGCTACAGAAGCACCAGCGCCTATGTAATATCCCTGTAGTGGTTTACTCGGCTAAAGACTTGGATGAATCAGAACGTAAACGCCTCAAGCTAGGACATACAGAATTTTTAACCAAAGGCCGTGTCACAACCAAAGAGTTTGAACAACGGGTAATCGAACTACTTCAGCGAATTACACCGACTAATGTTAGGGATTAG
- a CDS encoding response regulator gives MNNKRILVVDNEQYIQEVAKICLETVAGWEVVTASSGQEGINKAETYQPDAILLDVMMPDMDGIATFEKLQANSVTKEIPVILLTAKIQASDRRRYSQLGMVSAIAKPFNPLELAGQVATALGWNLA, from the coding sequence ATGAACAACAAACGAATTTTAGTTGTCGATAACGAGCAGTATATTCAAGAAGTTGCCAAAATTTGCTTGGAAACAGTTGCGGGTTGGGAAGTTGTCACAGCCAGTTCAGGACAAGAAGGCATAAATAAAGCCGAGACTTACCAACCAGATGCAATTTTACTAGATGTGATGATGCCGGACATGGATGGAATCGCTACATTTGAGAAACTGCAAGCCAATTCCGTCACCAAAGAAATACCAGTAATCTTATTAACCGCCAAAATCCAAGCCTCTGACCGTCGCCGTTACTCCCAATTGGGAATGGTGAGTGCGATCGCTAAACCCTTCAATCCGCTAGAATTAGCTGGTCAAGTAGCTACTGCCCTTGGTTGGAATTTAGCCTAA